Within the Streptomyces sp. R41 genome, the region CGGCCACGAAGACGTCGTCGGTGACGATTCCGTACATGTTGAAGGCCCGGCATCCGGCGTCGCAGGCGATCCCGCGCGGGCCCGCCGCCAGCCCGGACTCCGCCAGCCATTCGACGTTGCGTACCGCGCCCAGCGCCACGACGCAGACGTCGGCGTCGACACGGGTGCCGTCGGACAGCTCCGCACCGGTGAAGCTGCCGTTCCCGCGCAGGGCGGTGACCGTCACCCCGGTGCGCAGGTCCACGCCGTGGTTGCGGTGCATGACGGCCGCGAGCTTCGACAGGGTGCCGCCGAGCGCGCCCACCAGGGGTGCGGGGCCACGTTCTGCGACCGTGACCTCCAGTCCCCGCTCCCGGCAGGCCGAGGCGATCTCCGAGCCCGTGAAACCGGCGCCGATCACCAGCACCCGCTCAGGCCCGGCGGCCAGCCGCTCGGCCAGCCCCCCGGCGTCCTCGCGGGTGCGCAGGGTGAACACCCCGTCCAGGGAGGCTTCCTCCGGGTTGGGCCAGGGCCGCGCGCGGGTCCCGGTGGCGATCAGCAGCCGGTCGTACGGCAGTGACTCGCCGTCCTCCAGCAGCACCTGTTTCGCGAGCAGATCCACGCCGGTGGCGCGCACGCCCAGCCGCCAATCGGCGTTCGGGTCCCGGCGCATCGGCAGCCCGGTGGTGTCCGCCGTAGCCTGGCCGAGCAGCACCTGCTTGGACAGCGGCGGTCGGTCGTAGGGCGGGTGGGGCTCGTCCCCGACCACGGTCAGTGAGCCGGTGAAGCCCTCCTCGCGCAGCGCCTCCGCGGCCCTGAGCCCGGCCAGCGACGCGCCGACGATGACGATACGGCCCTCCTTGAGGTCACCGGGCACCGGCGCTCACCTCCTCACCGAGGAGGATCGCCTGCACCGGGCACGCCGCCGCGGCCTGGCGCACGCGCTCGACCTGGTCGTCGGGGACGGCCGTGGCGTACAGCAACCCCTCTTCGCCGTGCAGCTCGAACACCTCCGGCGCGAGGAAGACGCACTGCGCGTAGCCCTGGCAGCGCGTGAGATCCACAACGGTCTGCATCCCCACCACTCCCTCCGTTGTCGCACCCCCTCCTTTCCAGCATGGGGCCGGACCCGGGCGCCCGCATGCCACGGCTCCGGAGACGGAAATCCCGGGCAGCTCGCCTGCCCAGGGCGACGGCTCAGCTCAGGGCGTGGTCGAGTCCGAGGGCCGCGCCGATGAGGGAAAGGGTGGGTGAACGCCCGGGAATTGCTGGGAAGTTGCTTGCCGGTGTGGCTGATCTCCTCGGTGTAGAGCCCGAGGTGGTCGATGCAGGTGAGCATCTTCCCGAAGGCCGGTCGGACTTCGTCCAGGCGGCCGACGCGGTCTCGGCGAGGACGCCGTGCTGTTCATGCCGCTGCCGGCAGTGCGGGCCATTTTCGCCGCGCCTCGACAGTTCCATACGTCGTATGGTAATCCTGGGGGGTACTTCCGTACGCCGTATGGAAGAGTTTGCTCGGATCACACCAGGCGCCGCATATCGCCTGCATGTAGCCGATGGTGCAGATCGCACAATCGGGAAGGAAAGACCATGAAGAAGCTCACGAGGCGCGTTGCCGTCACCGCTTTCTCTGTGGCGGTCGCGGGTGTCGCCGTTCTCGGCGCCGGGGGCACCGCTTCGGCCGCGACTTCTGCATCCGCGCACGTTCAGCGCCCGGCCCTCAGCGTCAACGCCGTCGACTACCGCTGGGACCACGGTGTCGGCTACCTGCTCGAAC harbors:
- a CDS encoding NAD(P)/FAD-dependent oxidoreductase, producing MPGDLKEGRIVIVGASLAGLRAAEALREEGFTGSLTVVGDEPHPPYDRPPLSKQVLLGQATADTTGLPMRRDPNADWRLGVRATGVDLLAKQVLLEDGESLPYDRLLIATGTRARPWPNPEEASLDGVFTLRTREDAGGLAERLAAGPERVLVIGAGFTGSEIASACRERGLEVTVAERGPAPLVGALGGTLSKLAAVMHRNHGVDLRTGVTVTALRGNGSFTGAELSDGTRVDADVCVVALGAVRNVEWLAESGLAAGPRGIACDAGCRAFNMYGIVTDDVFVAGDVSRFPHPLFDYQMLSLEHWGNAVEQAEVAAHNMVNPGPLQRPHLAVPSFWSTQFGLNIKSVGVPTYSDHVVIAQGSLEARRLAVVYGYKGRVTAAVTVDMAKSLDYYKHLIETAAPFPPPPGAQDRAIAADVAIPSDVPDPSGLSHGPTVALTGYLPDRRLTLVQPG
- a CDS encoding ferredoxin; this translates as MQTVVDLTRCQGYAQCVFLAPEVFELHGEEGLLYATAVPDDQVERVRQAAAACPVQAILLGEEVSAGAR